The following is a genomic window from Trueperaceae bacterium.
AACGTCTCCCTGGCCGACCTGCCCTACACCGTCTCCCGCATCGTGATGGGAGGCGGCGGCATGCCCTCCTTCCACGGCGTGCTCTCGACCGCCGAGATGGCCCAGGTCGCCAGCTTCATCCGGGAGGCGTGGGGCAACGAGGGCGGACCGGTGGGGATCCTTCGGGCGCAGAACTATCACGGGGGAACTTCGGGCCTTCAGCAGTGAGCGGGTTGGGTCCTCCAGCTTCGGGAGGGTCGCCGCCTACCGAACCTCATCTTCCTGCTGGCCGCCTTCCGCAGGCTGTTCCTGCGGCTGTTCACCATCCTTCGGCTGTTCCGGCTGCTCGTCCGGCGCTGCCGCTTCCTCCTGCCCAGAATCTTCGTCCTCTGCCTGGGCTCCACCGGACCGCTGCGAACCGAGGTCCCCCACCTGTTCCTTCAGCGCGAACACCCAGACGACACCGCCCTGCGGCACGCTCACGTCCCAGGGACCGCCCAGTTGGGCAGCTATCGAGTCCTGC
Proteins encoded in this region:
- a CDS encoding cytochrome c, producing NVSLADLPYTVSRIVMGGGGMPSFHGVLSTAEMAQVASFIREAWGNEGGPVGILRAQNYHGGTSGLQQ